One Triticum dicoccoides isolate Atlit2015 ecotype Zavitan chromosome 5B, WEW_v2.0, whole genome shotgun sequence genomic window carries:
- the LOC119308800 gene encoding uncharacterized protein LOC119308800 isoform X1, whose amino-acid sequence MGAATQFSSGQRRLAIWIRHVVPAVGAASPAASWAEEGAQLLLGRRREVGCFLGRGGSSAASWAEEGARSICSPSRPDPWGTCPRFNARPTLSPSRVICIGFRKQSI is encoded by the exons ATGGGGGCAGCCACTCAGTTCAGCTCTGGACAGAGGAGACTGGCGATTTGGATCCGCCATGTTGTTCCTGCCGTCGGTGCTGCTTCCCCGGCTGCTTCTTGGGCGGAGGAGGGAGCTCAGCTGCTTCTTGGGCGGAGGAGGGAGGTCGGCTGCTTCTTGGGCAGAGGAGGGAGCTCGGCTGCTTCTTGGGCGGAGGAGGGAGCTCGGTCCATCTGTTCGCCCAGCCGCCCAGATCCATGGGGGACATGTCCACGATTCAACGCCCGCCCGACGTTATCACCAAg CAGGGTGATCTGCATTGGTTTTAGAAAGCAATCTATATAG
- the LOC119308800 gene encoding uncharacterized protein LOC119308800 isoform X2 has protein sequence MGAATQFSSGQRRLAIWIRHVVPAVGAASPAASWAEEGAQLLLGRRREVGCFLGRGGSSAASWAEEGARSICSPSRPDPWGTCPRFNARPTLSPRVICIGFRKQSI, from the exons ATGGGGGCAGCCACTCAGTTCAGCTCTGGACAGAGGAGACTGGCGATTTGGATCCGCCATGTTGTTCCTGCCGTCGGTGCTGCTTCCCCGGCTGCTTCTTGGGCGGAGGAGGGAGCTCAGCTGCTTCTTGGGCGGAGGAGGGAGGTCGGCTGCTTCTTGGGCAGAGGAGGGAGCTCGGCTGCTTCTTGGGCGGAGGAGGGAGCTCGGTCCATCTGTTCGCCCAGCCGCCCAGATCCATGGGGGACATGTCCACGATTCAACGCCCGCCCGACGTTATCACCAAg GGTGATCTGCATTGGTTTTAGAAAGCAATCTATATAG
- the LOC119308799 gene encoding uncharacterized protein LOC119308799, with protein MTLLDVAAYQQKIKLSHRLEDWGYIDCFLKPMQITLLKKERKLEISFQFYRCKINSFHCNTGHPDVQDVGSIGVAFMNLTYTFYASYLRVIRLSKTTPRRIEITVSRGWIRMEYLLPW; from the exons ATGACTCTACTTGATGTCGCCGCATACCAGCAGAAGATAAAGCTCAGCCATAGGCTGGAAGACTGGGGCTATATAGATTGCTTTCTAAAACCAATGCAGATCACCCTGCTGAAGAAGGAGAGGAAGTTAGAAATCAGTTTTCAGTTTTACAGGTGCAAAATCAACTCATTCCACTGTAATACTGGACATCCAGATGTCCAGGATGTCGGAAGCATCGGCGTTGCATTCATGAATCTGACATACACAT TCTATGCTTCCTATCTCCGGGTCATCCGCCTCTCAAAGACTACTCCGAG GAGAATCGAAATAACAGTCAGTCGTGGATGGAttagaatggaatatttattaccTTGGTGA